In Sphaerospermopsis torques-reginae ITEP-024, the genomic window CCGGACTAGGGCGGACTTGGGTAGGTACAATTTTGTTAGCGGGTGTTACCTCTTTGCCAGAGTTAGCCACAGGGACAAGTGCCATAGTCATGTTTAACTCTCCAGACCTTGCTGTGGGCGGTATCTTGGGCAGTTGTCTCTTTAATTTGCTAATTTTAGCATTGCTCGATATTTACAACGGTCTAGCCCCATTATTGAAACGAGCGCAAATTAGTCACGGTTTAGCAGCAAGTTTGGGTTGTGGAATGCTGGGTATTGCCGCTGGGGGAATGCTGTTGGGAAAAACAGAGACTAATTTAACTGTGGGATGGGTGGGTATTCCCAGTGTGATTTTACTATTACTTTATTTTGTCAGCGCCCGGACGATTGCCCAATTTGAAACCAGAAGACGTGCAGAAGTATTAGAAGAAGAAGCAGAGGTTTTTCAATATCAACACATTACACCTGTGCAAGCATATCGCAGATTTATCATTCTCTCAGCAATGATTGTCATATTGGGTGTGTGGTTGGCGTTTTTAGGCGATCGCGTTGCCGCAGTCACAGGTTTAGGACAAAGTTTTATTGGCGCTCTTTTGCTGGCAACAGCCACATCATTACCAGAAGTAGTATCATCCTTGGCAGCAGTACGCCTTAATGCCGTAGATTTAGCAGTTTCTAACG contains:
- a CDS encoding sodium:calcium antiporter — its product is MLLFLQVIVCIALVIAVGTWLSQSADMLAEKTGLGRTWVGTILLAGVTSLPELATGTSAIVMFNSPDLAVGGILGSCLFNLLILALLDIYNGLAPLLKRAQISHGLAASLGCGMLGIAAGGMLLGKTETNLTVGWVGIPSVILLLLYFVSARTIAQFETRRRAEVLEEEAEVFQYQHITPVQAYRRFIILSAMIVILGVWLAFLGDRVAAVTGLGQSFIGALLLATATSLPEVVSSLAAVRLNAVDLAVSNVFGSNITNLAILGFYDFVYLQGSIWANISQIHIFTAVVGMIMTSVAITGLIYHAVSRSRMYITWDGLALIILYLGGMYVIYQNLL